One part of the Tachysurus vachellii isolate PV-2020 chromosome 6, HZAU_Pvac_v1, whole genome shotgun sequence genome encodes these proteins:
- the si:ch211-117n7.7 gene encoding monoacylglycerol lipase ABHD12-like, producing MRRRVDESVASKRNEEKGVKNKVQVQTRSSWWVWVKRALIALCTLYVTTPFVLRLFPSVMQYLVYKHAVTYFVDLSRPSDLGLNHTVNMYLTSEEGVTLGVWLTVPEQKWKESQGKGLEWYEQSLGDGSPVFIYFHGNTGNRAAPHRVGVANVLSSLGYHAVVIDYRGFGDSTGEPTQDGLTTDALYLYHWVRARSKDSPVFIWGHSLGTAVSSGIAVILQEKGNPVDAVILEGAFTAGKLQKGQPHPFTWYYWRFPYIQYYFSLDSIEANKLDLSNVENLKKMRTPLMILHSKDDHMAPFWMAEELYNTAKSAMKSEEKVQLVAFDGSHGYLHNGLYRDPALPNYIREFVQSVAK from the exons ATGAGAAGAAGAGTTGATGAGTCTGTTGCATCCAAACGAAATGAGGAGAAAGGGGTTAAAAATAAGGTTCAGGTACAAACCAG GTCATCATGGTGGGTGTGGGTGAAAAGGGCACTGATAGCTCTTTGCACTCTGTATGTGACCACGCCATTTGTTCTGCGATTGTTTCCCAGTGTCATGCAATACCTGGTTTATAAACATGCAG tAACGTATTTTGTtgacctgagccgtccctctgatctTGGCCTCAATCACACCGTCAATATGTACCTGACCTCAGAAGAAGGAGTGACACTAGGAGTATG GCTCACGGTTCCTGAGCAAAagtggaaggagtctcaagGTAAAGGTTTGGAGTGGTATGAGCAGTCTTTAGGGGATGGTTCCCCTGTTTTCATCTACTTCCATGGTAATACCGGTAACAG AGCAGCTCCACATCGCGTGGGAGTTGCCAAT GTGTTAAGTTCTCTTGGATATCATGCTGTGGTTATAGATTACAGAG GATTTGGGGATTCCACCGGAGAGCCCACTCAGGATGGACTGACCACTGATGCACTTTATTTGTACCACTGGGTACGGGCACGCAGCAAGGACAGCCCGGTCTTCATTTGGGGTCACTCTCTTGGCACTGC TGTGTCATCAGGCATTGCAGTGATACTTCAagagaaag GAAACCCTGTTGATGCAGTGATACTTGAAGGTGCTTTCACAGCTGGAAAATTGCAAAAAGGTCAACCCCATCCTTTCACCTGG tATTACTGGAGATttccatatatacagtactactTTTCCCTAGACTCAATTGAAGCAAATAAACTTGACCTGTCCAATGTTGAAAA cttaaaaaaaatgaggaCACCTCTTATGATCCTTCACTCTAAAGATGATCACATGGCTCCTTTCTGGATGGCTGAGGAA CTTTACAACACTGCTAAAAGTGCAATGAAGTCAGAGGAAAAAGTACAACTGGTTGCATTTGATGGATCCCATGGATATCTTCATAATGGGCTTTATAGGGACCCTGCATTGCCAAATTATATACg GGAGTTTGTGCAGTCTGTTGCAAAGTAA